The region TATAGTGGCCTCCGTGGGGGCTGTTCCCAATATGACTGATAATATTAATGAGCCTGTAATAATTGTCTTCTTTTGGCTCAGCCGTTTGGGGTTCCACCTTGCCTTTTAGCTTTGTCTTCTTACCTAAGTTCTTACTGGAGTCTAGTGAATCCTGTAACTTCAGATTGCCACTCTGGGTATGGGACTCGGCAGGTTTACTGACGTAACCTATTTGTTCCTGGGAGCTTGGTTTTGGATGGCTCTGAGTAACTGCCTCTCGGGAGGTCTGTTTATCATTTCTCTCTTCATAACATTTCTGGACCTGTTGGTACTTTGGGGATCTTTCTGGAATTCTGCAATCATTATCTTTAGTAGCCTCACTGAAGCTACCAGAATCTAACTCACTAAATGTACATGCTTTCTCGTCTTTCTCAggtttttctgtcttgtttgtcAATTCTGACCCAATTACATTTTGTGTGGCACCCTTTCCGTGATCTTCCTGCTGCCCTTTCCCACTAAACACGTTAGAGACTCTCCTTACATTTTGTGCTTCGGACTCCTTGTTTGAACTGGTGTTTACAGTTGGGAAATCCTTGGATCCTGAGGTCATCTTTGAATTATATGACACTTTGAGTATTTCAGAACCCAACTCTTGAAGGGGTTTTAGTAAGTCAAAATCCTTAACACGTGCATTTTGGCTAAGGGGCTCAGGTGGCTTTGTGTTTTCGTTGCAATGATAAGACAGCTTTAAAATTTTGGAAATAATGACATGTTGCTCATCCTTCTTCACTACCTGTGACTCACTAAAGGTATAGCGCTTCAGGTGGATAATAATAACCCTGGGTAGGCGGCCAAACTTATGCACTGCCATAGATTTGTTGTGCATACACCTTTCACATCTATGTTCAAGctcttctgctttaaaaaaaagatcaaaactgGATTGAATAGACAAGTTGAGGCCTTTCAATCCTTGAGGAATGCTGATGGAGAGATAACTACCCGGTTCTTTCCTGTAAATAACCAGGCCACAAGCTTTACAAAAAATAGATCTCATCAACTCAAATTCGAAATTATTGGCAACAGGACAAAAAGGTATTTTGTCGATAATAGCATGGTTAGCAAAAATCTGTCTAAGTAAATTATTTCTCCCAGATTTATTTTCAGCTTGCCACAATATGGTTAAGTTTTGAACAGTTTCCTTcaactgaactaaacagagacttAAAAACTCATGCGCGTCATTCTGCCTGTCAGCAGAGAATATCTCTCCAAATTGTGGAAGGGCTTTTGTAAAATTTATAAGTAACTTCTCCCTAGTTTTTGCATTGTAAATATCTTTCAAAACAAGCAGTTGCATCAAGCGCATGTTAAAATCATCTCTGGGAGGTCTAATCCATGGGAAACCCTGATTGAACAACTCATTAACAAACAGTGGAACTGAGCATAGTGACTGTAATACTACGTTTATATAACAGGTATTTCCCACATTAGGCAGGCCTTGCCATGTTTTCTCTGGGTACAGTAAGAGTGTCTTTATATACTCATGCCACTCTATGCCTTTCTCCATACAGCATGGTTCCAACAGAAATGgcgaaaataattttgtgatgaGATCATGAATATCACGAACACTCAAATCAGATTCTTCAGGATTCTTGGTCTCAGATGAAAAGCCAAATCCTGGTTTACTCTTTTCTGCCTCTcttaaattcctttctttttctttattatcatgTACAGACACTACTGACTTTGCCTCAGATTCCTTACTGCTGCCCTGTAGGatgttctctgtttccttcttttttgaatTAGGTGAGgatcttttcttctttacaagTTGTTTTTCTAAGACC is a window of Arvicola amphibius chromosome X, mArvAmp1.2, whole genome shotgun sequence DNA encoding:
- the Usp26 gene encoding ubiquitin carboxyl-terminal hydrolase 26, with amino-acid sequence MDSVLIHAQIQMWCAKAGMSKPRTAFIETVMGKWEAKLLLYFSTGKIKALQLNNNIKSVVLRTYGEDQNYLNLTFKNNDFLFVEKLTTVYARQLKKFLDKVYQRNLRAFWRNDKERSGGPSTSTQKLGVSLPREVHAEQSSKCFKSAKKSGGSVVDELPLSSSSSTTPNGVGVLEKQLVKKKRSSPNSKKKETENILQGSSKESEAKSVVSVHDNKEKERNLREAEKSKPGFGFSSETKNPEESDLSVRDIHDLITKLFSPFLLEPCCMEKGIEWHEYIKTLLLYPEKTWQGLPNVGNTCYINVVLQSLCSVPLFVNELFNQGFPWIRPPRDDFNMRLMQLLVLKDIYNAKTREKLLINFTKALPQFGEIFSADRQNDAHEFLSLCLVQLKETVQNLTILWQAENKSGRNNLLRQIFANHAIIDKIPFCPVANNFEFELMRSIFCKACGLVIYRKEPGSYLSISIPQGLKGLNLSIQSSFDLFFKAEELEHRCERCMHNKSMAVHKFGRLPRVIIIHLKRYTFSESQVVKKDEQHVIISKILKLSYHCNENTKPPEPLSQNARVKDFDLLKPLQELGSEILKVSYNSKMTSGSKDFPTVNTSSNKESEAQNVRRVSNVFSGKGQQEDHGKGATQNVIGSELTNKTEKPEKDEKACTFSELDSGSFKRSPKYQQVQKCYEERNDKQTSREAVTQSHPKPSSQEQIGYVSKPAESHTQSGNLKLQDSLDSSKNLGKKTKLKGKVEPQTAEPKEDNYYRLINIISHIGNSPHGGHYINDAFDFRKKNWFTYSDPQVTRIQEEHIQKARLSTGYVFFYMHNEIFEELLAKESQASKTS